One window of Quercus robur chromosome 5, dhQueRobu3.1, whole genome shotgun sequence genomic DNA carries:
- the LOC126728653 gene encoding uncharacterized protein LOC126728653 has translation MDSRQYSSFTDVLRGNINSEDELFSLSENSPVLVQDSSLDDEVATSKKKTSCGVGFNPEEDKLLVAAWLNTSIDPVNGNEQHKTTFYGKVAKYFKDHRIDSTRSISSLTSRWGLINRETVKFCGSLTKIEAKNESGTTAEMKQMLKDFPKWASTMPREDSRKEMPQTPDSIDQGGGVGDTMNFERPIGRKAEKANRKRKDDGKNVATEYLKKKKKMLDESYAQEKERVRLKAEKVCLKELKENERIMMLDTSGMNEDQRTFYDGLKKKILAKQRSSSSLG, from the exons ATGGACTCAAGACAGTATTCATCGTTCACTGATGTCTTACGGGGGAATATTAATAGTGAGGACGAACTTTTCAGTTTATCTGAAAATAGTCCTGTGTTAGTCCAAGATTCTTCACTGGATGATGAAGTTGCCACTTCTAAGAAAAAAACATCATGTGGTGTCGGCTTCAATCCTGAGGAAGACAAGCTGCTTGTAGCAGCATGGCTCAATACCAGTATCGATCCTGTGAATGGTAATGAGCAACATAAAACAACGTTTTACGGCAAAGTTGCAAAATACTTCAAGGACCACAGGATTGACTCTACACGTAGTATTTCATCCCTAACAAGCCGATGGGGACTGATTAATAGGGAAACAGTTAAATTTTGTGGTTCCTTAACTAAAATTGAAGCAAAGAATGAAAGTGGAACCACTGCTGAAATGAAG CAAATGTTGAAGGATTTTCCCAAGTGGGCATCTACTATGCCTAGGGAAGATTCAAGAAAAGAAATGCCTCAAACTCCAGATTCAATAGATCAAGGAGGGGGGGTTGGTGACACTATGAATTTCGAGAGGCCAATAGGTAGAAAAGCTGAAAAGGCTAATCGAAAGAGAAAAGATGACGGGAAAAATGTTGCAACGgaatatttgaaaaagaaaaagaaaatgcttgACGAATCTTATGcacaagaaaaagagagagttcGTCTCAAAGCGGAAAAGGTTTGCTTGAAAGAGTTGAAAGAGAATGAAAGAATTATGATGCTAGACACAAGTGGCATGAATGAAGACCAAAGAACTTTTTATGATGGactcaaaaagaaaatcctTGCAAAACAAAGATCAAGTAGTTCGTTGGGTTGA
- the LOC126728652 gene encoding uncharacterized protein LOC126728652 — protein MTAALRMLAYGVTADFLDEYVRIAESTAMMSLKKFVATVVAIFSEQHLRSPNNEDIARLLAHSQNRGFLSMLGINYSVNGHDYTIRYYLADGIYPKWSTFVKKISSPFGDKRKLFAKTQKAYRKDVERAFGVLQARFAIVRRPAQFFYQETLHDIMKACIILHNMIIENERDEAEAVDFDYEQIDEISCTPMSHERTI, from the exons ATGACCGCTGCACTTAGGATGCTTGCTTATGGAGTAACAGCtgattttttggatgaatatgTGAGAATAGCCGAAAGCACTGCAATGatgagtttaaaaaaatttgttgcaacAGTGGTTGCTATTTTCTCAGAGCAACACTTGAGGTCACCAAACAATGAAGACATCGCTAGATTGTTAGCCCATAGCCAAAACCGTGGATTTCTAAGCATGTTGGGAA TTAATTACTCAGTCAATGGTCATGATTACACAATAAGATACTATCTTGCTGATGGTATATATCCAAAATGGTCAACATTTGTGAAGAAAATCTCATCTCCATTcggagataaaagaaaattatttgcaaaaactCAGAAGGCATATAGGAAGGATGTAGAACGTGCATTTGGAGTGCTTCAAGCACGATTTGCAATTGTACGTAGACCTGCACAGTTTTTCTATCAAGAAACACTACATGACATTATGAAAGCATGCATAATTCTTCATAACATGATTATTGAAAATGAGCGAGATGAAGCTGAAGCAGTGGACTTCGATTATGAACaaattgatgagatttcatGTACACCAATGTCACATGAGCGGACAATTTGA